The region ctcccggcattccgcgactcctggaggaaatagccattgaacttgccaatttcgtcgttggctcggccgatgcagttgcgcatcGTGGGAGCTcgaacggttgtgaaccgaaccattcggggttccaaccgtgggagcccgtagggttatcgtcttggccagacatagtgatgttgtagggtatgagggaatgaagatgaaaatggatatgagagattgaagatgaaaatgaatatgagagaatgaagatgagaattgtgtagtttgatgtgaatttttgggagtgaaattgagggtatttatagatgaaagtgtgtatttttggggtaaaaaaatgaaaaaaaaatcaaaaagtggaaaaaaacggttataaacggatatattttttttggaaagtgaatttattttttattttttatcggttttttaattaaaaaccgattttttaattaaaaaaaataaaaaatttaaacacaacggctatgccgttgacgaatcccagcgcgccacgtcagctgctcgctggcacggcgcggacggccgtggcgacggacgccaccgttgtggatgctctaattttTCAAATCATGGATAGAGGTAGTATACTAAGTATTTTGTCCATCCATGAAATGTTGGCCAATTTTACTATTTCAATCCGCCCGTGAAATattatccattttttttttctatttttgataaataaagTCCATTTTCCACTTACACTCACAGTCTATTACAAAACTAATCTATAAATATGGAACACACATTCCACTAGCtttttccactaattttttttacattttttaaaactcgcaCCGAGTCAAATATGGACAACATTTCACAAGGACGAAGGGggtatcaaaataaaataaaagcaaaGAAAAAATGGCCACACACACTCCCATCCCTGCATAGCTATTCGCTCATATACCCGTACCCCATATCTATTTAATTATCTTGGAAACAAAATAACATCACATTCAACCACCCTCTCTATCTCTTCTTTAAACCACGCCCCCACATTATATGCACGTGAGAGTGAGCTGCAATAACCATTTGTACGCATCCAATACAAAATGTACAAATACAGCGACTTGGACTTGTCACATAATCATAATCAAACACACAGCACTTTCTTTCACATGGGAAGGGAGCCCACACACAGAATCTGCACACCAATTGCATTTTCCCCTCCAATCCAATTCTTCCTTTCAACTAAAGATAACTTCTCTTCATTAGCTGCATTGCAAAATTCTCACACAAAACCTAACCATTTCATCTACCAACCATTAATATCTATTCAATTAAATTAACACAACCAAGTGTTCAACTCATAAATTTAACACCATACATAGATGATCTCACTGTTATACAATAACTACTAACAACATGAAAACCAACTGCAATTACTTGTAAAACTCAAAATCAGTGTCTGGCTTCTTCACATTGCTTCTGTATCCTTTCTCAAAATCCTTAGGAAGTATCACGTACCGGTTTTTCCTCACAGCATGCAGACCCGCCTCCTGGCATATAGCCGCAATCTGCACACAACACCACCATATTCCAATTTCTCTAAGACATTAATCATTTTCAACCACCAACATCAGCGTGCTCTCTTTCTCACTATATATACCACATAGCTATTTCACCATCTACTCATCAGCAATTCAAAGCGTTTTCTGTAGATATTTTACTCAACACAGCAAAGGGGCAAACGCTCATGCAAGTGGACTTTCATAAAACTCAAATTAAAGCAAGGGGATAAGACAATAAGTTGTAAAAACTACAGGAGGATACTACTTATGTATGGAACAGAAATTTATGGAATCGACAAGACAAACCTCAGCAGCACTTATTTTATCAGGCCGAGAGACATAGTCTTCCAAGTCAACTTCATCACTTAAGTTCATCTTGGCAGTACAAACCTGCTCGGATACAACCCAAAATAAATGGAACAAACCAAGTAAAATCATTATGAAACATTCAGGGAGAGAAGATGTTCTTTCcatataaaaacataataactcaggtgaaaaatGAAGTACTGCTGatataatattttcaaatactAACCTGGAAAACAAGTCTCTTCTGACGCCTATCAGGCAAAGGAAATTCAATTTTACGATCAAGTCTACCAGGACGGAGAAGTGCGGGGTCCAAAGTGTCCGCACGATTAGTAGCCATGATGACCTTTACATTCACAGTTTGATCGAAGCCATCCATCTACCAGAGCAAGTAACAATGCACATAGATTAAGAAAATTGAGGAATCAAAACACTACCACGACTATTACAACCAATAATGATAACAATAGCTAAAAGTGCAACACACCCTTGAGCCATACGCACAAAGCAAAAGGCACATGACGtgcatataaaaataatagtaatgcAAGTATAATATCCGAAGTTCACATTACAAGACATCATTAACATATTATGTTCGTACAAAGGCAACTTTGTACTTTGTAGACACCTAAACTTCAAAATATTTATAGTCAAAATCTTAAATGCATCCGGAGTCGAAATATGGAACTCAAAGTTCTAAGACTAACTAGCTTCACGACTCATATCCAACTTTGAATTAAAAGTGCTATAGTTTCTTCACCCACCATGATTCATCAAAAAAGACTAGCTCAAATTTAGATACCTGATTTAGAAGCTCCATCAGAATCCTCTGAACCTCTCTATCAGCTCCAGTTTGAGCATCAAAACGTGCTGTTGCAATGGCATCTACCTCATCTATAAAGATAATTGCAGGTGCATTCTCCTTGGCAAGACGAAATACATCGCGGACCATTCTAGGACCCTAAATTTTCAGAAATGAACATTGTCATATTAGTTAATAGTTAAATACATATATCAATTGTCAGGATCACACTGAACCCAAGCTGTAAGCAAGTGCCAAGAATTCTTCAATGTACCTCTCCAAGATATTTTTGAACAAACTCTGAACCCACCACTCTAATGAAAGCTGCAGTTGTGTGGTTGGCTACAGCTTTTGCAAGCATGGTCTTTCCTGTACCAGGTGGACCATAAAGTAACACACCGCGAGGAGGATCAATACCAATCTGCTTGTACAGTTCATGGTGCGTGAGAGGTAACTCAACAGCTTCACGAATCTCTTGCTTTTGAATATCACATCCACCAATATCCTGATTATGCAATGAACAGAAAAAAGTCAATTGAGAATATTGTTAAAACTTCAAAGCTAGCATAGAAAAGGCaaacaataattataaatagtgtcaAGTATCTTACAGCTATCAAACATTAATATAAGACTTCTAGCACTCATTACACTCATCAATTTCATTGAGCGAAATAGGATCAATTGAATCTGTAAGGTTGTACCACTCATGCAATTTTTGGTCATATTTCCGATCTACTTGGACCCACTTTGATACCATAatagaaatgagccactcaaCCCCTTAAAAGCCtctaagggggagggttatccacacttaaaTAGATGAGATAGGATCATCATCACCAATTCGATGTGGTCAGATTTAGAGATTTAACATTGCTCAGTCCGAGAATCTTATAAGGTTAGGTTGGGAAGTAGGTTCTATTCTTGCTCATTTAATCTTATTATAATCAATATGGACAAATAGTGTGGTGAAAATAATGTCAATCTTCTAACAACATATTCAAGCGCAAGTATTTAAGAGTTGTTGGGAATCTGACTAATCCGATTGATGAATAATAGAGGAGGCTTACAAAATGCTCTACTGATGATGCCAGTAGTTATCTTGTGAAATCCTAAGGTATCCAgttcagtgttgttagggtcgcagGTCGGTCCGGGGCGATGAGGCTGGACCCCGGGTCGCGGGGAGAGGgacccacgaatcggggcgcaaaattatttattatttatatattagtaataataatgattaaagataattcactataatataaatacttatatttacataacaggaaaaaaatatttttaaagttcaattttgacattggatagaaaagaattattggaggaattataatcaatttacttattataatatttaattaatggattttataatagagtcattttggaaaaatatgaaagattggaagaaataataaattattattttatttctcttcatttaaataaacataattattattttaaatctcttcatttaattcataaagcaaattatcaaataaacatataattattattttatttctcttcatttaattcataaaacaaaattaggtaAAATGAAAAGCTCCATAAATAGAGATTGTGATGTTCTAAAGATTACTAAATTAGCTTTATATaaacctaattaaattataaatataaagaattaataaaatatgttacTTATACAAATAATAACAATAGAAATAACCAATAATtgatggagtactataattaTATATTCGAACAC is a window of Salvia splendens isolate huo1 chromosome 3, SspV2, whole genome shotgun sequence DNA encoding:
- the LOC121797338 gene encoding 26S proteasome regulatory subunit 6B homolog; this translates as MAASAMVLDPKPAAISEPPPSHPAVKSDIPTVDEEDLYGRLKSLQRQIEFIDIQEEYVKDELKNLKRELLRAQEEVKRIQSVPLVIGQFMEMVDQNNGIVGSTTGSNYYVRILSTINRELLKPSASVALHRHSNALVDVLPPEADSSISLLSQSEKPDVTYTDIGGCDIQKQEIREAVELPLTHHELYKQIGIDPPRGVLLYGPPGTGKTMLAKAVANHTTAAFIRVVGSEFVQKYLGEGPRMVRDVFRLAKENAPAIIFIDEVDAIATARFDAQTGADREVQRILMELLNQMDGFDQTVNVKVIMATNRADTLDPALLRPGRLDRKIEFPLPDRRQKRLVFQVCTAKMNLSDEVDLEDYVSRPDKISAAEIAAICQEAGLHAVRKNRYVILPKDFEKGYRSNVKKPDTDFEFYK